The following proteins come from a genomic window of Synergistota bacterium:
- the glmM gene encoding phosphoglucosamine mutase, with protein sequence MELFGTDGIRDIANSGNMKPEVVLKVARAYGFLLKESKEKPIVVVGKDTRLSGYALISALIAGFLSSGCDVIDVGILSTPGISFLVRELKADGGAVVSASHNPYEYNGVKFFNSFGEKLSPESELMIERMLEKDWGLPTGIYLGKLYKVDPKEYYVPFLLKVAKGLKLDGLKVVVDAANGALFEIAPLVFENLGAEVIKVGCEPDGININAGVGSTSTGEMVSAVAREEAYLGFAFDGDGDRVMLSDSRGMIADGDVILYLAASKLKPSAVVGTVMSNLGLEEVLSSMKIGFIRVPVGDRWVYEEVKKRDLPLGGEPSGHVIFRPEVCTGDGMVTAIKILTFGESLEHYIDSFPRYPQRIWNIRVKDKNSIISSALLQEELNRISESWKKSLRVVLRPSGTEPLIRIMVEGKDPLLVDSIGLRLAQLIISLDEEGR encoded by the coding sequence ATGGAGCTTTTTGGAACTGATGGAATTAGAGATATAGCTAACTCGGGAAACATGAAGCCAGAGGTGGTTTTAAAAGTAGCTAGAGCTTATGGTTTTTTGCTTAAGGAGAGTAAAGAGAAACCTATAGTGGTAGTTGGTAAGGATACTCGCTTAAGTGGCTATGCTCTTATCTCTGCGTTAATAGCAGGATTTCTTTCATCTGGTTGTGATGTAATCGATGTTGGAATCTTATCTACACCAGGAATTTCTTTCTTAGTTAGGGAGCTTAAAGCTGATGGCGGAGCAGTAGTTTCTGCCTCACACAATCCTTATGAGTATAATGGGGTGAAGTTTTTTAATTCGTTTGGAGAGAAATTGTCTCCTGAGTCAGAATTAATGATAGAAAGGATGCTTGAAAAAGATTGGGGGTTGCCAACAGGGATATATTTGGGCAAGCTCTATAAGGTAGATCCAAAGGAATACTATGTTCCTTTTCTTCTTAAAGTAGCCAAGGGTCTTAAACTTGATGGCTTAAAAGTTGTAGTTGATGCTGCTAATGGTGCTTTATTTGAGATAGCTCCCTTAGTATTTGAAAACCTTGGTGCTGAGGTTATAAAAGTAGGTTGTGAACCTGATGGAATAAATATAAATGCTGGAGTGGGATCTACCTCTACAGGTGAGATGGTATCGGCAGTGGCGAGAGAAGAAGCTTATCTGGGTTTTGCTTTCGATGGTGATGGAGATAGGGTTATGCTTTCTGATTCACGAGGTATGATAGCTGATGGGGATGTGATTCTTTATCTTGCAGCTTCAAAACTTAAGCCTAGTGCTGTGGTTGGAACGGTAATGAGCAACCTTGGACTAGAGGAAGTGTTGTCTTCCATGAAAATAGGCTTTATAAGGGTTCCTGTAGGAGATAGGTGGGTTTATGAAGAGGTGAAAAAAAGGGATTTGCCTTTAGGAGGAGAGCCTTCAGGCCATGTAATCTTTAGACCTGAAGTTTGTACGGGTGACGGTATGGTTACAGCAATAAAGATACTAACCTTCGGTGAGAGCCTTGAACATTATATAGATAGTTTTCCCCGTTACCCACAAAGAATTTGGAATATAAGGGTTAAAGATAAAAACAGCATTATTTCATCAGCTTTGCTTCAAGAGGAGTTAAATAGGATTTCGGAAAGCTGGAAAAAGAGTCTGCGTGTCGTTTTAAGGCCCTCTGGAACGGAGCCTCTCATTAGAATTATGGTTGAAGGGAAAGATCCATTGCTCGTTGATAGTATTGGCTTAAGGCTTGCTCAACTTATTATTTCTTTAGATGAGGAGGGGCGTTAG
- a CDS encoding CdaR family protein — protein sequence MRGIWNILESKLFLLIVSLMISIIFWYYTVWIEGPQVVERIIEVPVKVKNPPEKILVEYETKSVELNLKGGKNVLGGLTSRDLEAFVDLQGLNPGIYRLQVQALVPPGVHVVRIKPPFLVVSIRELIDREVPVRVLTVGNPAEGFLVNEVKAVPNSVIIRGPKDVVEKVPYVFATLNIGGAVGNIDAVLELRAEGVSENSLSELMIIPSRVRASVSLKPGWPTKIVKVKVDIKGKPNEAFEIVSVEAIPSHITVMGPSSALDKINEIVTPPLDVSELSKTEIFDMTLSAPAELKFVEKPNIRVIVELKERVLEREYFLPVRIHGSSVFLKWRVSPNHVKVKVKGPYTKIMSLNIQDILVLVDVSGVDVKEATLPVSISLPPGLEVISVTPEMVKVSIVKEGG from the coding sequence TTGAGGGGCATATGGAATATCCTTGAAAGTAAGCTTTTTTTATTAATAGTTTCTTTAATGATTTCTATAATATTTTGGTACTATACGGTGTGGATTGAGGGGCCACAAGTTGTGGAGAGAATAATTGAAGTTCCTGTAAAGGTCAAGAATCCCCCTGAGAAGATCTTAGTAGAGTATGAAACCAAAAGCGTCGAGCTTAACTTAAAGGGGGGTAAAAATGTTTTGGGAGGATTAACATCAAGAGATCTTGAAGCCTTTGTGGATCTTCAGGGCTTGAATCCAGGTATATATAGGCTTCAAGTTCAGGCTCTTGTTCCTCCTGGAGTTCATGTAGTTAGGATTAAACCCCCCTTTTTAGTGGTGTCCATAAGGGAGCTTATAGATCGAGAGGTTCCTGTAAGAGTTTTAACGGTGGGAAATCCTGCTGAAGGTTTTTTGGTTAATGAGGTGAAAGCGGTTCCTAACAGCGTGATCATTAGAGGTCCTAAGGATGTGGTGGAGAAGGTGCCTTACGTTTTTGCTACCTTGAATATTGGTGGGGCTGTGGGAAATATCGATGCTGTTTTAGAGCTAAGAGCGGAAGGAGTTTCTGAAAATTCTTTATCTGAGCTTATGATAATACCATCTAGAGTTAGAGCTTCTGTTTCTTTAAAACCTGGGTGGCCAACTAAGATAGTCAAGGTTAAAGTAGATATAAAGGGGAAGCCCAATGAAGCTTTTGAAATCGTTTCTGTTGAAGCGATTCCATCTCATATTACTGTAATGGGACCATCTTCTGCATTAGATAAGATAAATGAGATAGTGACGCCGCCGCTAGATGTTTCCGAGCTTAGTAAGACAGAGATTTTTGATATGACTCTTTCTGCCCCTGCAGAGTTAAAGTTCGTTGAAAAACCTAATATTAGAGTAATAGTGGAGCTTAAGGAAAGAGTTTTGGAGAGGGAGTATTTTCTTCCTGTTAGAATTCATGGTAGCAGCGTCTTTTTGAAGTGGAGAGTATCTCCTAATCATGTTAAAGTTAAGGTTAAAGGTCCGTACACTAAGATAATGTCTCTTAATATTCAGGATATTTTAGTTCTAGTAGATGTTTCGGGTGTGGATGTTAAGGAAGCCACTCTTCCGGTATCTATTTCCCTACCTCCTGGTTTAGAAGTGATTTCTGTTACTCCTGAAATGGTAAAAGTTTCAATCGTTAAGGAAGGAGGATGA
- the cdaA gene encoding diadenylate cyclase CdaA, with translation MPLRWQDIADILIIAYVVYRVLLFLRGTRAFQLVKGLLLILLLNGLAKFMGLQAISYFLERVISLSFIVIPIVFQPELRRGLEGLGGGFWESKGVSPRRGAQIVSELFIAITSLRESKIGAIIAFERKSSLKDFWDKGVKLGAEISAELILSIFNPRSPLHDGAVVIREDKILAASCFFPLSDREIDRRFGTRHRAALGLSEVTDAWVLVVSEERGEVSFAVNGRLVTNLNEEAIRRLLERYYFTKQRENFKDRLLSWLKGE, from the coding sequence ATGCCTCTTAGGTGGCAGGATATTGCGGACATTTTAATAATAGCTTATGTTGTTTATAGGGTTTTGCTCTTTTTGAGAGGAACGCGAGCATTTCAACTTGTTAAAGGGCTTCTTTTGATTCTTCTCTTGAATGGATTAGCAAAATTTATGGGGCTTCAGGCTATAAGTTACTTTCTTGAAAGAGTCATAAGTTTGTCTTTTATAGTCATACCTATAGTTTTTCAACCGGAGCTTAGAAGAGGTCTTGAAGGGCTGGGAGGGGGTTTTTGGGAGAGTAAAGGGGTTTCTCCCAGGAGAGGAGCTCAGATCGTTAGTGAGCTTTTTATTGCTATAACTTCTCTTAGAGAGAGTAAAATAGGTGCTATAATTGCTTTCGAGAGGAAGAGCAGCTTAAAGGATTTTTGGGATAAGGGTGTCAAATTAGGTGCAGAGATATCTGCTGAGCTTATTCTTTCGATCTTTAATCCTAGAAGTCCGCTTCATGATGGTGCTGTTGTAATTAGGGAGGATAAAATTTTAGCTGCAAGTTGTTTTTTCCCGCTGTCTGATAGAGAGATAGATAGACGGTTTGGTACAAGACATAGGGCTGCATTAGGGCTAAGTGAGGTTACAGATGCTTGGGTTTTAGTGGTTTCAGAGGAAAGGGGAGAAGTTTCTTTTGCAGTTAATGGTAGATTGGTAACGAATCTTAATGAGGAGGCTATAAGAAGGCTTCTTGAAAGATACTATTTCACTAAACAAAGAGAGAACTTTAAAGATAGGCTTTTGTCTTGGTTGAAGGGGGAATAG
- a CDS encoding tetratricopeptide repeat protein: MEEKEVLEKEFRELVDRGEWSKAISIGKTLIRMDPKNSEYRYKLGLALLNIGNVEEAKREIEKAVFIDPYYVEARNLLGEILFKLGRVEEALREFKKAVELNPNFDRAWWNMGYVYDEIGRLDEAVNCYRKVIKVNPYNADAYNDLAVVFLKQGLIDEAMEKLEEAVKVNPNHYGAKVNLALLCMERGFYSRAIDIWKEVIKLNPQDVNAYIFLGDSYASKELWVKALMSWRKAAEIFPERGDIHLKMAWAYAKEDAWEMVLQEAEKALKLGIENGEVYYLIGGHYYRVGDYDKAIEFLEKAKSKEFKSRDLYYLLGKSYMFVERFKNATNVFEDAIKGGFSDREISLLLSMSYIKIGEPGKALAILEELSHKEPRNVDILRQLAKLYHRQGRFEDAVSCWRNILDIDPEDKEALEAIDKISRQEISISKADLKFKPEHVEAHRLLARGYMRRGMFREAEVEWLKVLKVYPTDEEAHKALEEIEGKVGRNAS; the protein is encoded by the coding sequence TTGGAAGAAAAGGAAGTTTTAGAAAAGGAGTTTAGGGAGCTTGTAGATAGGGGGGAATGGAGTAAAGCCATATCTATAGGTAAAACCCTTATTCGCATGGATCCTAAGAATAGTGAGTATAGATATAAGCTGGGATTAGCTTTGTTAAACATTGGGAATGTGGAAGAGGCAAAAAGGGAGATCGAAAAGGCCGTTTTTATAGATCCTTATTACGTAGAGGCGAGGAATCTCTTAGGGGAGATTCTTTTTAAGCTTGGGAGGGTGGAGGAAGCGCTTAGGGAGTTTAAGAAAGCTGTGGAATTAAATCCTAATTTTGATAGAGCTTGGTGGAATATGGGCTACGTATATGATGAAATAGGAAGACTTGATGAGGCTGTGAATTGCTATAGGAAGGTTATAAAGGTTAATCCTTATAATGCAGATGCTTACAATGATCTTGCTGTTGTCTTTCTAAAGCAAGGGTTGATAGATGAGGCTATGGAAAAATTAGAGGAGGCAGTTAAGGTGAATCCTAATCATTATGGTGCTAAGGTTAATCTAGCTTTGCTTTGTATGGAAAGAGGCTTTTATTCCAGAGCTATAGACATCTGGAAAGAAGTAATAAAATTGAACCCTCAAGATGTTAATGCTTATATTTTCTTGGGAGATTCTTATGCTTCTAAGGAACTTTGGGTTAAAGCCTTAATGTCATGGAGAAAGGCTGCCGAGATCTTCCCAGAAAGGGGAGATATTCATCTTAAGATGGCTTGGGCTTACGCTAAGGAAGATGCGTGGGAGATGGTTTTACAAGAGGCGGAGAAAGCTTTGAAACTTGGAATAGAGAATGGTGAGGTTTATTATCTTATAGGGGGGCATTATTATAGAGTGGGGGATTATGACAAGGCTATAGAATTTCTTGAAAAAGCAAAAAGTAAGGAGTTTAAAAGTAGAGATCTTTACTATCTTCTCGGTAAAAGTTATATGTTCGTGGAAAGGTTTAAGAATGCTACGAATGTTTTTGAGGATGCAATAAAAGGGGGTTTTAGTGATAGAGAAATTTCTCTTTTGCTTTCCATGAGTTATATAAAGATAGGGGAGCCTGGTAAGGCACTGGCTATTCTTGAGGAGTTGTCACATAAGGAGCCTAGGAATGTGGATATCTTAAGGCAGCTTGCAAAGCTTTACCATAGGCAGGGGAGATTTGAGGATGCGGTTTCTTGCTGGAGGAACATTTTGGATATCGATCCGGAGGATAAGGAAGCTCTCGAAGCGATCGATAAAATTTCAAGGCAAGAGATTTCCATATCTAAGGCGGATTTGAAGTTTAAGCCTGAGCATGTGGAAGCACATAGGCTCTTAGCAAGAGGGTATATGAGAAGAGGAATGTTTAGGGAAGCGGAAGTAGAGTGGTTAAAGGTTCTTAAGGTATATCCAACGGATGAGGAGGCGCATAAAGCTCTTGAGGAGATAGAGGGAAAGGTGGGGAGGAATGCCTCTTAG
- a CDS encoding Na+/H+ antiporter NhaC family protein — protein MDVHPYGFLSLLPPVLAILLCFLTKEVLFSLFMGIWIGATILAGWNPWSGFLSTFDSYVLRALVPKDGGTWNMSILIFSMTLAGAVGVMSRSGGTLAIAQSLAKRAKTPRGAQFFSWLMGLIVFFDDYANTLLVGHTMRPLTDSLRVSREKLSYIVDSTSSPVASWAIISTWVGYELGLIQQALEKVGIQENAYLIFLKSIPYRFYCLGAVFMVLVIILLQRDYGPMYQAEVRARTTGKLLRDDAKPLASPELAKFYVPEGKSIRAINAWLPILTMIIVTLVGLWYNGGGLEKPFTFSGIRDAIGNADASLVLLWSSFTTSAVAILLAISQRILTLSQAFEAWVEGAKSLIIALIILTLAWSIKGVCDDMKTAEYIIGLTKGRLLPQFAPLVVFVVALFVSFATGTSWGTMGILMPLAVPLANALGAPLIPTIGAVLTGAVFGDHCSPISDTTIMSSMASVCDHMDHVNTQLPYAITVAVVAALVGYIPAGYGLNPGISLLMIFGMLILVVRVLGKPTDLKSLDVEFKPSDELLKQ, from the coding sequence ATGGATGTACATCCATATGGTTTTTTATCGCTACTGCCCCCAGTTTTGGCTATTTTACTTTGCTTTTTGACTAAGGAAGTACTTTTTTCCCTATTCATGGGTATATGGATTGGAGCAACAATTCTTGCTGGTTGGAACCCATGGAGTGGTTTCCTTTCTACCTTTGATAGTTACGTTTTAAGAGCCCTTGTCCCCAAGGATGGGGGGACGTGGAACATGTCAATATTGATTTTCTCTATGACTTTAGCTGGTGCAGTTGGTGTAATGAGTAGGAGCGGAGGAACATTAGCGATAGCTCAAAGCTTAGCTAAGAGAGCTAAGACTCCAAGAGGAGCTCAGTTTTTTTCATGGCTTATGGGCCTGATAGTATTTTTTGATGATTATGCAAATACCCTTTTAGTAGGGCATACTATGAGACCTTTAACAGATAGCTTAAGGGTTTCAAGAGAAAAGCTTTCTTATATAGTTGATTCTACTTCTTCTCCTGTAGCAAGTTGGGCTATAATATCAACATGGGTAGGGTACGAATTGGGTTTAATTCAGCAGGCTCTTGAGAAGGTAGGGATTCAGGAGAACGCTTATCTTATCTTTTTAAAGAGCATTCCTTATAGGTTTTATTGTTTAGGAGCTGTTTTCATGGTTCTCGTAATAATCTTGCTTCAAAGGGATTATGGTCCTATGTATCAAGCTGAAGTTAGAGCTAGAACCACAGGTAAGCTTTTGAGGGATGATGCTAAGCCTTTGGCTTCGCCTGAGTTAGCCAAGTTTTATGTTCCTGAAGGAAAGTCTATAAGGGCTATAAATGCTTGGCTTCCAATTTTAACTATGATAATCGTTACTTTGGTCGGTCTTTGGTATAATGGCGGAGGGCTTGAAAAACCTTTTACCTTTTCAGGAATTCGTGATGCTATAGGTAATGCGGATGCATCCCTTGTCTTATTATGGTCTTCCTTTACTACGAGTGCTGTTGCTATATTGCTGGCCATTTCTCAAAGAATTTTGACCTTATCCCAAGCTTTCGAAGCCTGGGTAGAAGGAGCAAAGAGCTTGATAATAGCTCTTATTATTCTAACTCTTGCATGGTCTATAAAAGGAGTATGCGATGACATGAAAACAGCTGAATATATAATAGGTCTAACTAAAGGGCGTCTTTTACCTCAGTTTGCTCCGTTGGTTGTCTTTGTGGTAGCGCTTTTTGTTTCCTTTGCTACTGGAACGTCTTGGGGGACGATGGGAATTCTCATGCCTCTTGCTGTTCCCTTAGCTAATGCTCTTGGTGCTCCGTTAATTCCAACTATAGGTGCTGTGCTTACAGGGGCTGTTTTTGGTGATCACTGTTCTCCTATATCTGATACTACCATAATGTCCTCTATGGCTTCAGTTTGTGATCATATGGATCATGTTAATACTCAGCTACCTTATGCTATTACTGTGGCAGTAGTTGCTGCACTGGTTGGTTATATACCTGCGGGTTATGGGCTTAATCCTGGGATTTCTCTTTTAATGATATTTGGAATGCTTATTCTTGTAGTTAGAGTATTAGGTAAGCCAACCGATTTAAAGAGCCTTGATGTTGAATTTAAGCCTAGCGATGAGTTATTAAAGCAATAG
- a CDS encoding alanine/ornithine racemase family PLP-dependent enzyme, which yields MYPALEIYLERIKENASKVLELCNKSDVDLVGVVKGCSALPEVAFAFLDAGVKVLGDSRIQNVKKLRRAGIACPLMLLRIPMLSEIRDVVELADIALVSDISVIRALDERAGGLGKRFRAVLMIDMGDLREGIWPTNLLSYLDIFKALKSVELWGIGANFGCFSGILPTEESLSMLVNYASLAREYTKFDIPIVSVGGTVSLYLLEKGVMPKGINQLRVGEAILLGKDSSRDREISYLRQDTFLLKAEIVELKFKPSFPIGERGKDAFGKKTCFEDKGVRKKAILALGRQDVDIDGLIPQLEGINVLGGSSDHTILDVSDCLIPLKVGDILTFNLSYGAMLLASTSPYVSKVFIN from the coding sequence ATGTACCCCGCTTTGGAGATATATCTTGAAAGAATAAAAGAAAATGCCTCTAAGGTTCTTGAGCTTTGTAATAAGAGCGATGTAGATCTTGTTGGTGTTGTTAAAGGATGTTCTGCTCTTCCAGAAGTAGCTTTTGCTTTTCTTGATGCTGGGGTGAAAGTGCTAGGAGATTCAAGGATTCAAAATGTAAAGAAGCTTAGGAGGGCAGGAATAGCCTGCCCTCTTATGCTTTTAAGAATACCTATGCTCTCGGAGATTAGGGATGTTGTTGAGCTTGCTGATATAGCCTTGGTTAGTGATATAAGCGTTATAAGGGCTTTGGATGAGAGAGCTGGTGGGCTTGGAAAGAGGTTTAGAGCGGTTCTAATGATAGATATGGGAGATCTAAGGGAAGGTATATGGCCAACCAATCTTTTATCCTATTTAGATATTTTCAAAGCTCTTAAGAGTGTAGAGCTTTGGGGTATAGGAGCTAATTTCGGTTGTTTTAGTGGCATTCTTCCTACAGAGGAGTCTTTATCTATGTTAGTAAACTATGCTTCCTTAGCTCGAGAGTATACTAAATTTGATATTCCTATAGTTTCGGTTGGAGGAACCGTTAGTTTATATCTTCTAGAGAAAGGAGTTATGCCAAAAGGGATAAACCAACTTAGGGTAGGAGAGGCTATACTTCTGGGCAAAGACTCAAGTAGGGATAGGGAGATTTCTTACTTGAGACAGGATACTTTTTTACTTAAAGCTGAAATAGTAGAGCTCAAGTTTAAACCTTCTTTCCCAATAGGAGAGAGAGGAAAAGATGCTTTTGGGAAAAAAACCTGCTTTGAGGATAAGGGGGTGAGAAAGAAAGCTATATTGGCATTAGGTAGACAAGATGTGGATATTGACGGGTTAATCCCTCAGCTCGAAGGTATTAACGTCCTAGGAGGATCAAGCGATCATACTATTCTTGATGTTAGCGATTGCCTTATCCCCTTAAAGGTAGGTGACATTCTCACCTTTAACTTGAGTTATGGAGCTATGCTTCTTGCTTCTACATCTCCATATGTGAGTAAGGTTTTTATAAACTAA
- the argF gene encoding ornithine carbamoyltransferase: MVCKLKGRHFLTLADFTREEIETFLETARDLKLKAKRGEFPPLLAGKTLAMIFEKPSTRTRVSFEVAMYQLGGYALYLSKNDLQLGRGETLADTARVLSRYVDCIMARVYSHSTVEELAKYSSVPVINGLSDKCHPTQVLGDLLTIWEKKGRFEGLKLVYVGDGANNMAHSLLYGSTIMGMDITICTPKGYYPDEDVLERAKQFAKRSGSKVEIVNDPKEGVRGADIIYTDVWVSMGQESEREERVRLFQPYRVDSALVSLAKDDVIVMHCLPAHRGEEITDDVIDGPLSVVFDEAENRLHAHKAILALIVI; encoded by the coding sequence ATGGTATGTAAACTAAAGGGTAGGCATTTTTTGACCCTTGCGGATTTTACAAGAGAGGAGATAGAAACCTTTCTTGAAACCGCTAGAGATCTTAAACTTAAGGCTAAAAGGGGAGAGTTTCCACCTCTTCTTGCTGGAAAAACGCTTGCGATGATTTTTGAGAAGCCATCGACGAGAACAAGGGTTTCTTTTGAAGTAGCTATGTATCAACTTGGAGGATATGCGCTTTACTTAAGTAAGAATGATCTTCAGCTTGGAAGGGGAGAAACACTAGCGGATACGGCAAGGGTTCTCTCACGGTATGTTGATTGTATAATGGCAAGAGTTTACTCACATTCTACAGTAGAGGAGCTTGCCAAGTACTCTTCAGTTCCTGTTATAAATGGTCTTTCTGACAAATGTCACCCAACCCAAGTTTTGGGAGATCTTTTAACTATTTGGGAGAAGAAAGGGAGATTTGAAGGGTTAAAATTGGTTTACGTAGGTGATGGGGCTAATAACATGGCTCACTCTCTTCTTTATGGCTCCACCATAATGGGTATGGATATAACGATATGTACCCCTAAAGGCTACTACCCTGATGAGGATGTACTGGAGAGAGCAAAGCAGTTTGCTAAAAGAAGTGGCTCTAAGGTAGAAATAGTGAACGATCCTAAAGAGGGAGTTAGGGGTGCGGATATAATTTATACTGATGTTTGGGTAAGTATGGGGCAGGAATCTGAAAGGGAAGAAAGGGTAAGGCTTTTTCAGCCATATAGGGTAGATTCTGCTTTAGTTTCTCTTGCTAAGGATGATGTTATAGTAATGCATTGTCTTCCTGCGCATAGAGGGGAAGAGATAACTGATGATGTTATAGATGGACCGCTTTCTGTGGTTTTTGATGAGGCTGAGAACAGGCTTCATGCTCACAAGGCTATATTGGCGTTGATAGTGATTTAG
- a CDS encoding 2,3-bisphosphoglycerate-independent phosphoglycerate mutase, with translation MDRESVLRDLVIRDANTKIFFLVVDGIGGLPVNGKTELEAAYTPNMDKLAYDGACGLLHPIFPGLTPGSGAGHLALFGYDPLKYDIGRGILETLGVGADVRKGDLTCRGNYATLKDGIITDRRAGRISTEVNQKLTAKLADKIKEIDGVQVFLYPGMEHRFAIVFRGENLSDKLTDADPQKNGLPVEKARALSPEAKRSEEIVNKFIDMATEVLKDEFPANTILLRGFSLPPDIPSMEELYGLRCASVAYYPMYRGLAQLLGMSSLSAGPEPEDAFKVVKDNRDKYDFFYIHIKKTDSYGEDGAFDKKVEMIEKVDKAIPILIEAKPDVLVITGDHSTPSLLKAHSWHPVPVLLWSPYVLPSKVSKFGESECLRGSLGVMNAVDLMPLVLANALRLKKYGA, from the coding sequence ATGGACAGGGAGTCTGTATTAAGGGATCTTGTAATAAGGGATGCGAACACTAAGATATTCTTCTTGGTAGTGGATGGAATCGGGGGATTGCCAGTGAACGGTAAGACTGAGCTCGAAGCTGCTTATACTCCTAACATGGATAAGCTTGCTTATGATGGGGCTTGTGGACTCCTTCATCCGATCTTTCCAGGTTTAACTCCTGGAAGTGGAGCAGGTCACTTAGCTCTGTTTGGTTATGATCCTCTTAAATATGACATCGGTAGAGGGATATTAGAAACGCTTGGAGTTGGGGCTGATGTTAGGAAGGGAGATTTAACCTGTAGAGGGAATTACGCTACTCTGAAAGATGGTATTATAACTGATAGGAGAGCTGGGAGAATTTCTACAGAAGTTAATCAGAAGCTAACGGCCAAGCTTGCCGATAAGATAAAGGAGATAGATGGGGTTCAGGTTTTTCTTTATCCAGGTATGGAACATAGGTTTGCGATTGTTTTTAGGGGTGAAAATCTTTCTGATAAGCTCACTGACGCAGATCCTCAGAAAAATGGTTTGCCTGTTGAAAAGGCTAGAGCCCTATCTCCTGAAGCTAAAAGATCTGAAGAGATAGTTAATAAGTTTATAGACATGGCTACGGAGGTCTTAAAAGATGAGTTTCCGGCTAATACTATTCTTTTAAGGGGTTTTTCTCTTCCACCAGATATACCAAGCATGGAGGAGCTTTATGGACTAAGGTGTGCTTCGGTAGCTTATTATCCTATGTACAGAGGTTTAGCTCAGCTTCTTGGTATGAGCTCCTTGAGTGCAGGACCGGAACCTGAGGATGCCTTTAAAGTAGTAAAAGATAATCGGGATAAATATGATTTCTTCTATATTCATATAAAGAAAACCGATTCTTACGGCGAAGATGGAGCCTTCGATAAAAAGGTAGAAATGATAGAGAAAGTGGATAAGGCTATACCAATCTTAATTGAAGCTAAACCTGATGTTCTGGTTATTACTGGGGACCATTCAACCCCGTCTTTGCTTAAAGCTCATAGCTGGCATCCAGTGCCGGTATTGCTATGGTCTCCTTATGTTTTGCCAAGCAAGGTCTCTAAATTTGGGGAATCCGAATGCTTAAGAGGGAGCTTAGGTGTAATGAACGCTGTTGACCTTATGCCTTTAGTTCTAGCAAATGCTTTAAGGCTAAAGAAATATGGAGCCTGA